In the genome of Schistosoma mansoni, WGS project CABG00000000 data, supercontig 0271, strain Puerto Rico, whole genome shotgun sequence, one region contains:
- a CDS encoding endoglycoceramidase, putative, whose amino-acid sequence MRLTRSSKQLERFRDSNNTPVNTLLRLSWIMILLLLKVLYSEASGKVTIDDDTGYFVDSNGFIKLFHGINCVHKVTPFYIPKLLDPHTFKVLRDWGINVIRLGFSWIALKPHENETSLEYIDIIEKIIDNAGLYGVYIIIDLHQDGLSKRLGAIDAVPNWFMDKIKRPPYLFQYPWPLTKDPSQSAWFLTYATYESAHAFESIYKNVSGLWNYFAEYWRITTDRFGKKYNVLGYDLINEPPPGNFYLNPFLVLPSK is encoded by the coding sequence atgagaTTGACAAGATCTTCAAAACAACTTGAACGTTTTAGAGATTCTAATAACACTCCAGTGAACACACTCTTACGCTTGTCATGgataatgatattattattattaaaagtctTATATTCAGAAGCTAGTGGAAAAGTGACCATTGACGATGATACTGGTTACTTTGTTGATTCAAATGGATTTATTAAACTATTTCATGGTATCAATTGTGTGCATAAAGTCACACCATTTTACATTCCAAAATTACTTGACCCTCATACATTCAAAGTACTTCGAGATTGGGGAATCAATGTTATACGCTTAGGATTCAGCTGGATAGCATTAAAACCACATGAAAATGAGACCAGTCTAGAGTATATAGATATTATTGAAAAAATTATCGACAATGCTGGATTATATGGAGTTTATATTATCATTGACTTGCATCAAGATGGATTATCAAAACGTCTCGGTGCAATTGATGCTGTGCCTAATTGGTTTATGGATAAAATAAAGCGACCACCCTATTTATTCCAATACCCTTGGCCATTAACGAAAGATCCAAGTCAAAGTGCCTGGTTTTTAACCTACGCCACATATGAAAGTGCACATGCATTtgaaagtatatataaaaatgtttCAGGATTATGGAATTATTTTGCAGAATATTGGAGGATAACAACTGATCGTTTCGGGAAGAAATATAACGTTTTAGGTTATGATTTGATAAATGAACCACCACCtggaaatttttatttaaatccaTTTCTTGTTTTGCCTAGTAAGTGA